A genomic region of Polyangia bacterium contains the following coding sequences:
- a CDS encoding adenine phosphoribosyltransferase, which translates to MNDSDPRINLLRARVRDIPDFPRPGILFRDLTPLMGHGAALKTCVDLLAEKIAVHRPEAIVAIESRGFIFGAPVAAALGIGFAPVRKPGKLPFTTHRRTYDLEYGTDSLEMHTDAVREGTAVVIVDDLLATGGTAAATIDLVRQLGGRVAAVAVVVELQLLNGRARLGGVAVESLIQY; encoded by the coding sequence GTGAATGACAGCGATCCGCGCATCAACCTTCTGCGCGCGCGCGTGCGCGACATCCCCGATTTTCCCAGGCCCGGGATCCTGTTCCGCGACCTGACGCCGCTGATGGGCCACGGCGCCGCGCTGAAAACCTGCGTGGACCTCCTGGCTGAGAAGATCGCCGTCCATCGCCCCGAGGCCATCGTGGCCATCGAATCGCGCGGCTTCATTTTTGGCGCGCCGGTGGCGGCGGCGCTGGGGATCGGTTTCGCGCCGGTGCGCAAGCCGGGCAAGCTGCCATTCACCACCCACCGGCGCACCTACGACCTCGAATACGGCACCGATTCGTTGGAAATGCACACCGACGCGGTCCGCGAGGGGACGGCGGTGGTCATCGTCGACGATCTGCTGGCCACCGGCGGCACGGCGGCGGCAACGATCGATCTGGTCCGCCAGCTGGGCGGTCGTGTGGCGGCCGTCGCGGTGGTGGTCGAGTTGCAGCTTTTGAATGGGCGCGCACGTCTGGGCGGCGTGGCGGTCGAATCATTGATTCAATATTGA
- a CDS encoding DUF402 domain-containing protein, producing MADAAKLPPILPPILEIKRTLDGREKRFSCRRLDGDADQRRAVLLFVHDHAMHVHGVDLAPGTITFGYFWADRPYNAYHWLNAAGATIGVYFNVADETSITDDVLEWRDLTVDVLTTAAGRVDVLDEDELPAELDPALRAHIDASKAAILDHVAALLAEIEGESQAFKSLVFTRGERRP from the coding sequence ATGGCCGACGCCGCGAAACTGCCGCCGATCTTGCCGCCGATCTTGGAAATCAAGCGCACGCTGGACGGTCGCGAAAAGCGCTTCTCTTGCCGCCGGCTGGACGGCGACGCCGACCAGCGAAGGGCGGTGCTCCTGTTTGTTCACGACCATGCCATGCACGTCCACGGCGTCGACCTGGCGCCGGGCACGATCACCTTCGGGTATTTCTGGGCCGATCGTCCCTACAATGCGTACCACTGGCTGAACGCTGCTGGTGCGACCATCGGCGTTTACTTCAACGTCGCCGACGAAACCAGCATCACCGACGACGTTCTGGAGTGGCGCGACTTGACGGTCGACGTCCTCACCACCGCCGCCGGCCGCGTCGACGTCCTTGACGAGGACGAGCTGCCGGCGGAGCTGGATCCGGCGTTGCGCGCCCATATCGACGCCAGCAAGGCGGCCATCCTGGACCACGTGGCCGCCTTGCTCGCAGAGATCGAAGGCGAATCGCAGGCCTTCAAGTCGCTGGTCTTCACGCGCGGCGAGCGGCGACCGTGA
- the msrP gene encoding protein-methionine-sulfoxide reductase catalytic subunit MsrP has product MLIKRPADIRSAEITSHGLYLRRRDFLATGAAAAAGLTVGLAGCKSEASAPPPPAAAPSGPPIALPDYKKNAITVDEPKTPLKDVSGYNNFYEFGTDKSDPAQNAHTLRTRPWSVSFEGEIAKPQTIDIDSLIKQNPLEERIYRLRCVEAWSMVIPWIGFPLGPLLQKLQPTSRAKYVAFTTLLAPDQMPGQRTSVLDWPYVEGLRIDEAMNPLTILAVGLYGQVLPNQNGAPVRLVVPWKYGFKSIKSIVKVRLVEKQPPTSWNQYASGEYGFYSNVNPSVDHPRWSQSKERRIGELSRRKTLPFNGYGDQVASLYAGMDLAKNF; this is encoded by the coding sequence GTGCTGATCAAACGACCTGCGGACATTCGAAGCGCCGAGATCACCAGCCACGGCCTTTATCTGCGGCGGCGCGACTTCTTGGCAACCGGCGCCGCGGCCGCTGCCGGCCTGACGGTCGGCCTGGCGGGTTGCAAGTCGGAAGCAAGCGCGCCCCCCCCGCCGGCCGCCGCGCCGTCCGGCCCGCCGATCGCGCTGCCCGACTACAAAAAGAACGCCATCACCGTCGACGAGCCGAAGACGCCGCTGAAGGACGTCAGCGGATACAACAATTTTTACGAGTTCGGCACCGACAAGTCCGACCCGGCCCAGAACGCCCATACGCTGCGCACGCGACCGTGGTCGGTGTCCTTTGAAGGCGAGATCGCCAAACCGCAGACGATCGACATCGATTCGCTGATCAAACAAAACCCGCTGGAGGAACGCATCTACCGTCTTCGCTGCGTCGAGGCCTGGTCGATGGTCATCCCGTGGATCGGGTTTCCGCTGGGCCCGCTGCTGCAAAAGCTGCAGCCGACGTCGCGCGCGAAGTACGTCGCCTTCACCACGCTGCTGGCGCCCGATCAAATGCCTGGTCAACGCACCAGCGTGCTGGACTGGCCGTACGTCGAAGGCCTGCGCATCGACGAGGCGATGAACCCGCTGACCATCCTGGCCGTCGGGCTTTACGGTCAGGTGCTGCCCAACCAGAACGGCGCCCCGGTGCGGCTGGTGGTTCCGTGGAAGTACGGCTTCAAGAGCATCAAGTCGATCGTCAAGGTGCGCCTGGTGGAAAAACAGCCGCCGACGTCGTGGAATCAGTACGCGTCCGGCGAATACGGTTTCTATTCCAACGTGAACCCATCCGTCGATCACCCGCGCTGGAGCCAGTCGAAGGAACGGCGCATCGGCGAGCTCAGCCGCCGCAAGACGTTGCCGTTCAATGGTTACGGCGATCAGGTGGCCAGCCTTTACGCCGGCATGGATCTGGCGAAGAACTTCTAG
- a CDS encoding DUF885 domain-containing protein has product MAGVGCKTGWATGGGATPAANPVASALAALAGEYWEQRMLADPVEATLIGDRRFDDRLPDESPAALDAEVSRLRALRSRVASLNIAGLSAADRTTQALLLGQLDDDLARDQCNLDEWSVDPREGPQVEYLRLAELQPVSTVAQGTALVARWRAMGPAVDQKIANLRRALGTGKVAARDDVVRTLKQLDDLLAQPDASWVLRAPAAQAHGDWPAPAGTAFVVGIDDAIASRIRPAFARYRAVIHDEILPHARDQAHVGLLNIADGPACYRRLIKVHTSLDLTPEEIHQFGLAEVARIRAETERLGGTVLGTTDFATIQRRLRDDPALHFSTRAEIEETARAALGRAAAAEPKFLSRRPRTPCVVKRIEGYEERDSTIAYYQPAATDGTRPGTYYVNTFEPATRPRFEAEVLAFHESIPGHHIQIALAQELPDVPTFRQHLGVTAFVEGWGLYAERLSDELGLYSSPLARLGMLSFDAWRASRLVVDTGMHAFGWSRERAIQYLRDNTLLADNNIVNEIDRYIGWPAQAVAYKIGQREILRLRDEARTRLRTRFDLRAFHDVVLGSGAVSLTVLRAQVTTWAAAVAAGRP; this is encoded by the coding sequence ATGGCCGGCGTCGGTTGTAAGACCGGGTGGGCGACGGGTGGTGGCGCGACACCGGCGGCCAACCCGGTCGCGTCGGCGCTGGCGGCGTTGGCCGGCGAATACTGGGAACAGCGCATGCTGGCCGATCCGGTCGAAGCCACCTTGATCGGCGACCGGCGCTTCGACGACCGCTTGCCCGATGAATCGCCGGCGGCGCTGGACGCCGAAGTGTCGCGGCTGCGCGCGCTGCGGTCGCGCGTGGCGAGTCTGAACATCGCGGGGTTGTCAGCCGCCGATCGCACTACCCAGGCGTTGCTCCTCGGTCAGCTGGACGACGATCTGGCGCGCGACCAATGCAACCTGGACGAATGGTCGGTGGATCCGCGCGAAGGACCGCAGGTGGAGTATCTGCGCCTGGCCGAGCTGCAACCGGTCTCCACCGTCGCGCAAGGGACTGCGCTGGTGGCGCGCTGGCGCGCCATGGGTCCGGCGGTCGATCAAAAGATCGCCAACCTGCGCCGGGCGCTGGGCACTGGAAAGGTGGCGGCGCGCGACGACGTCGTGCGGACGCTGAAGCAGCTGGATGATCTGTTGGCGCAGCCGGATGCTTCGTGGGTCCTGCGCGCGCCGGCGGCGCAGGCGCACGGCGACTGGCCAGCGCCGGCCGGCACGGCGTTCGTGGTCGGGATCGACGACGCCATCGCCAGCCGCATTCGACCGGCCTTCGCTCGTTACCGGGCGGTGATTCACGACGAGATCCTGCCGCATGCGCGCGACCAGGCCCACGTCGGTCTCTTGAACATAGCCGACGGGCCCGCCTGTTATCGCCGCTTGATCAAGGTGCACACTTCGCTGGACCTGACACCGGAAGAGATTCACCAGTTCGGCCTGGCCGAGGTGGCGCGCATTCGCGCCGAGACCGAACGTCTGGGCGGCACGGTGCTGGGCACCACCGACTTCGCCACCATCCAGCGCCGGCTGCGCGACGATCCCGCGTTGCACTTTTCCACCCGCGCCGAGATCGAGGAGACGGCGCGCGCCGCCCTGGGCCGCGCCGCCGCCGCCGAGCCGAAATTTCTTAGCCGCCGGCCACGCACGCCCTGTGTGGTCAAGCGCATCGAAGGCTACGAAGAACGCGACAGCACCATCGCTTATTACCAACCGGCCGCCACCGACGGCACGCGGCCGGGCACGTATTACGTGAACACCTTCGAGCCGGCGACGCGCCCGCGCTTTGAAGCCGAGGTGCTGGCCTTTCACGAATCGATCCCCGGCCACCACATCCAGATCGCCCTGGCGCAAGAGCTGCCGGACGTGCCGACGTTTCGGCAGCACCTGGGCGTCACCGCCTTCGTCGAAGGCTGGGGTCTTTACGCCGAGCGCCTGTCCGACGAGCTGGGACTTTACAGCAGCCCGCTGGCGCGTCTGGGAATGCTCAGCTTCGATGCCTGGCGGGCCAGCCGCCTGGTGGTCGACACCGGAATGCACGCCTTCGGCTGGAGCCGCGAGCGGGCCATTCAGTACCTGCGCGACAACACGCTGCTGGCCGACAACAACATCGTCAACGAGATCGATCGCTATATCGGATGGCCGGCGCAGGCGGTCGCCTACAAGATTGGCCAGCGCGAGATCCTGCGCCTGCGCGACGAGGCGCGAACGCGGCTGAGAACGCGTTTCGATCTACGCGCGTTTCACGACGTTGTGCTGGGCAGCGGCGCGGTCAGTCTGACCGTGCTGCGCGCGCAGGTCACGACCTGGGCCGCCGCCGTGGCGGCCGGCCGCCCGTAA
- a CDS encoding M23 family metallopeptidase has translation MDRRRALLFAAFLLGGCWRDRPPMHPESPPGRWYVVSEGETLADIAKTAGVPAEDILEINGLDRPDQVRPGKLLFVLDGAANIARAAPAVVIANRSAAALAPSPASNAGRLRWPLEKPFVGSPFGTRGGRPHEGIDLPAAIGTPVFAAAAGRVVYAGNGIRGYGNLIVLQHPGDLLTVYAHNSALLVTQGDEVQAGQKVALVGQTGHATGPHLHFEVRQGQIPRDPMTFFGGPP, from the coding sequence GTGGACCGACGTCGTGCGCTGCTGTTCGCAGCTTTTCTGTTGGGCGGCTGCTGGCGCGATCGACCGCCGATGCATCCGGAAAGCCCGCCTGGGCGCTGGTACGTGGTGTCCGAGGGCGAGACGTTGGCCGACATCGCCAAGACCGCCGGCGTGCCGGCCGAAGACATTCTGGAGATAAACGGCCTGGACCGCCCCGACCAGGTTCGTCCGGGCAAGCTGCTGTTCGTGCTGGACGGCGCCGCGAACATCGCCCGCGCGGCGCCCGCCGTCGTCATCGCGAATCGTTCGGCGGCGGCACTGGCACCGTCACCGGCGAGCAATGCTGGCCGCTTGCGCTGGCCACTGGAGAAACCGTTCGTCGGCTCGCCCTTCGGCACGCGCGGCGGACGCCCGCACGAAGGGATCGATCTGCCGGCCGCGATCGGCACGCCGGTGTTCGCGGCGGCGGCGGGCCGGGTGGTCTATGCCGGCAACGGCATTCGCGGCTATGGAAATCTGATCGTGCTGCAACACCCGGGCGATCTATTGACCGTCTACGCGCACAACTCGGCGCTGCTGGTGACCCAAGGGGACGAGGTGCAGGCCGGACAGAAGGTGGCGCTGGTCGGCCAGACCGGCCACGCCACGGGACCCCACTTGCACTTCGAGGTCCGTCAGGGGCAGATTCCGCGAGACCCGATGACGTTCTTTGGAGGTCCACCGTGA
- a CDS encoding protein-methionine-sulfoxide reductase heme-binding subunit MsrQ, with protein MSGVARPLQQRLGKAAVGALGLLPLLRLGWRFSQDALGANPIAEALNQLGFWALVLLLASLASTPIKIVSGWNWPLRLRRLLGLEAFLYATLHFSMYIAVDQSFDFGEIWKDIVKRKFTTIGFAAFLLLIPLAVTSTNKMVKRLGFPRWKRLHRLAYLAAILGVIHFVWRVKSDLRQPLIFAFVLAVLLLVRVVDWLRPARPAGGPAAAVGS; from the coding sequence ATCAGCGGCGTGGCGCGGCCTCTTCAGCAAAGACTGGGAAAAGCGGCGGTCGGCGCGCTGGGTTTGCTGCCGCTTTTGCGGCTGGGCTGGCGGTTCAGCCAAGACGCCTTGGGCGCCAATCCCATCGCCGAGGCGCTGAACCAGCTTGGTTTCTGGGCGCTGGTGCTCTTGCTGGCGTCGCTGGCCTCCACGCCGATCAAGATCGTCAGCGGGTGGAACTGGCCGCTGCGCCTGCGTCGGCTGCTGGGTCTGGAGGCGTTTCTCTACGCCACGCTGCACTTTTCGATGTACATCGCTGTCGACCAATCTTTCGACTTCGGGGAGATATGGAAAGACATCGTCAAACGCAAGTTCACGACCATCGGCTTCGCCGCCTTCCTGTTGCTGATTCCGCTGGCGGTGACGTCGACCAACAAGATGGTCAAGCGGCTGGGTTTTCCGCGCTGGAAACGCCTGCACCGGCTGGCCTACTTGGCGGCCATCCTGGGCGTCATCCATTTCGTCTGGCGCGTGAAATCGGATCTGCGCCAGCCGCTGATCTTCGCCTTCGTGCTGGCCGTGCTGCTGCTGGTGCGGGTGGTCGATTGGCTGCGGCCGGCGCGCCCGGCCGGCGGCCCGGCGGCCGCTGTTGGTTCTTGA
- the gluQRS gene encoding tRNA glutamyl-Q(34) synthetase GluQRS, with protein MKGRYAPSPSGAIHHGNARTALLAWLAARAAGSAFVLRVEDLDRARVVAGAEAGLLDDLRWLGIDWDEGPDVGGPSAPYRQSERTRLYDGAIDTLLPTGRAFLCACSRADVARAATAPHDDDEEGPRYPGTCRDLGAPAVLARAAAQGRKPCVRFAGGAAGVGFVDGVRGAIGAAPVDDFVLRRADGVASYQLAVVVDDAAMGIQQVVRGDDLLASTPRQIALGRALDLAVPAFAHVPLVLSPAGERLAKRTRPASVASLRQRGLPPEAVVGALAASAGLGDVGLRTTAGALTATFALGRLTRAAAVLDDGALQPIVT; from the coding sequence ATGAAAGGTAGGTACGCGCCCAGCCCAAGCGGCGCGATTCATCATGGCAACGCCCGCACGGCGCTTCTGGCCTGGCTAGCGGCGCGCGCCGCCGGCAGCGCTTTCGTGCTGCGCGTCGAGGATCTGGATCGGGCGCGCGTGGTGGCCGGCGCCGAGGCGGGGCTGCTCGACGATCTGCGCTGGCTGGGCATCGACTGGGATGAAGGCCCTGACGTGGGAGGGCCGTCCGCGCCCTATCGGCAGAGCGAACGGACCCGGCTTTACGACGGGGCTATCGACACGCTGTTGCCGACGGGGCGCGCCTTTCTGTGCGCCTGCTCGCGCGCGGATGTCGCGCGCGCGGCCACCGCTCCGCACGACGACGACGAAGAAGGACCGCGCTATCCCGGGACCTGTCGGGACCTGGGCGCGCCGGCAGTGCTGGCGCGCGCGGCGGCGCAAGGGCGCAAGCCTTGCGTGCGCTTCGCTGGTGGTGCCGCGGGCGTGGGCTTTGTCGACGGCGTGCGTGGCGCGATCGGCGCCGCGCCCGTCGACGATTTCGTTTTGCGCCGGGCTGACGGGGTGGCCTCGTACCAGCTGGCGGTGGTCGTCGACGACGCCGCCATGGGCATTCAGCAAGTGGTGCGCGGCGACGATCTGCTGGCTTCGACGCCGCGGCAGATAGCGCTCGGGCGGGCGTTGGATCTGGCGGTGCCGGCCTTCGCCCACGTGCCGCTGGTGCTGTCGCCGGCTGGCGAGCGTCTGGCCAAGCGCACGCGCCCGGCGTCGGTGGCGTCCTTGCGCCAGCGCGGCCTGCCGCCCGAGGCGGTGGTGGGTGCGCTGGCGGCGTCGGCCGGCCTGGGCGATGTCGGCCTGCGGACAACGGCGGGCGCGCTGACGGCGACGTTCGCGCTCGGCCGACTGACCCGGGCGGCAGCGGTTCTCGACGACGGTGCGCTGCAGCCGATTGTTACTTGA
- a CDS encoding radical SAM protein yields the protein MSADQRNIPPNGGCRDDEFVGVADGHQLIGQVQSWAYANVVPLNASIETTLRCNIRCQHCYNFDRDTKKDPCAADSEPELSADEILKLMTDLRAAGCLFLSLTGGEVLMHPQLFSFLDHAGALNLTVQLLSNGTLLRPGMAKRLSGYPNLLGVSVSIYGATPAVHDGITQVAGSWRRTWEGAERLRALGVAVRMKLIVMRGNAHEAAAMRAAATERGFAYLMDLTITARHDGDASSLGTRVTLEQLEDLYRGPLRDLAVKGARPVTEESFPCNCARGNVAISARGDVFPCVSVPMAAGNIRRQPFADIWAHSPVFQRIRGLRITDYEQCAPCPHQAHCGRDRGAAFNASGSYTGVDPFVCATAELAHALADETQAAMVDAANEEQAPAPVRLRVAR from the coding sequence ATGAGCGCCGACCAGCGCAACATTCCGCCGAACGGCGGCTGCCGCGACGACGAATTTGTCGGCGTCGCCGACGGCCATCAACTGATCGGCCAGGTGCAGTCGTGGGCGTATGCCAACGTGGTCCCGCTGAACGCCAGCATCGAGACCACCCTTCGTTGCAACATCCGCTGCCAGCACTGTTACAACTTTGACCGCGACACAAAAAAAGATCCCTGCGCCGCTGACTCCGAACCAGAGCTGTCCGCCGACGAGATATTGAAATTGATGACCGACCTGCGCGCCGCCGGTTGTCTGTTCCTGTCGTTGACCGGCGGCGAGGTGCTGATGCACCCACAGCTGTTTTCGTTTCTTGACCACGCCGGCGCGCTGAACCTGACCGTGCAGCTGCTGAGCAATGGAACGCTGCTGCGGCCAGGAATGGCCAAGCGCCTCAGCGGCTATCCCAACTTGCTGGGCGTCAGCGTCAGCATCTACGGCGCCACGCCCGCCGTGCACGACGGCATCACCCAGGTGGCCGGGTCGTGGCGCCGGACCTGGGAAGGCGCCGAGCGGCTGCGCGCGCTGGGGGTGGCGGTGCGAATGAAATTGATCGTCATGCGCGGCAACGCCCACGAAGCGGCCGCCATGCGCGCCGCCGCCACCGAGCGCGGCTTCGCCTATCTGATGGACCTCACCATCACCGCCCGCCACGACGGCGACGCCAGCAGCCTGGGCACGCGCGTGACGTTGGAACAACTGGAAGACCTGTACCGGGGGCCGCTGCGCGATCTGGCGGTCAAAGGTGCGCGCCCCGTGACCGAGGAGAGCTTCCCGTGCAATTGCGCGCGCGGCAACGTGGCCATCTCGGCGCGCGGCGACGTCTTCCCGTGCGTGTCGGTGCCGATGGCGGCCGGCAACATCCGTCGGCAGCCGTTCGCCGACATTTGGGCTCATTCGCCGGTGTTCCAGCGCATCCGCGGCTTGCGCATCACCGACTATGAGCAGTGCGCGCCCTGCCCACACCAGGCGCACTGCGGGCGCGATCGCGGCGCCGCCTTCAACGCCAGCGGCAGCTACACCGGCGTCGATCCCTTCGTCTGCGCCACCGCCGAGCTGGCCCACGCGCTGGCCGACGAGACGCAGGCGGCGATGGTCGACGCAGCGAACGAAGAGCAAGCACCGGCACCGGTCCGTCTGCGCGTCGCGCGCTAG
- the dtd gene encoding D-aminoacyl-tRNA deacylase translates to MQRAEVRIDDQLVGRIEHGLMLLVGVEKGDSEADADVSARKIAALRIFAGRTPMDLTLGDVKGGCLVVSQFTLAASLTKGNRPSFEPAEEPHRAQALYLRLVDQLRAAGLPVETGRFGADMHVELVNDGPVTFLVCAAGGALVK, encoded by the coding sequence GTGCAGCGTGCCGAGGTGCGCATCGACGATCAGCTGGTCGGGCGTATCGAGCACGGACTTATGTTGCTGGTCGGGGTAGAAAAAGGTGACAGCGAAGCCGACGCCGACGTCAGCGCGCGCAAGATCGCGGCGTTGCGCATTTTCGCCGGGCGGACGCCGATGGACCTCACTCTGGGTGATGTCAAAGGCGGTTGCCTGGTGGTCAGTCAATTCACGCTGGCCGCTTCGCTGACCAAGGGCAACCGGCCCAGCTTCGAACCGGCCGAAGAGCCACACCGGGCGCAGGCTCTGTACCTGCGCCTGGTCGATCAGCTGCGCGCCGCCGGCCTGCCTGTCGAAACCGGACGCTTCGGCGCCGACATGCACGTCGAGCTGGTGAACGACGGCCCGGTGACATTTCTGGTTTGCGCCGCCGGCGGCGCGCTGGTCAAGTAA
- a CDS encoding PqqD family protein: MTTTFDDSSLWRRDPALPFQAMDEEIIVVDPGTRQVHLLNATAARIWTLLASAQSLPALVAALEEEFEAPTPALRSEIEAFLTEMSEKRLCVAQPPALSER, from the coding sequence ATGACGACGACCTTCGACGACAGCAGCTTGTGGCGGCGCGATCCGGCGTTACCCTTTCAAGCGATGGACGAAGAGATCATCGTCGTCGATCCCGGCACCCGGCAGGTGCACCTGCTGAACGCCACCGCGGCCCGCATCTGGACCTTGCTGGCCAGCGCCCAGTCGTTGCCGGCGCTGGTGGCGGCGCTGGAAGAAGAGTTCGAAGCCCCCACGCCCGCCTTGCGTTCCGAGATCGAGGCGTTTCTTACCGAGATGAGCGAAAAGCGTCTGTGCGTTGCGCAGCCGCCGGCGCTGTCGGAGCGCTGA
- a CDS encoding protein-L-isoaspartate(D-aspartate) O-methyltransferase, protein MDDPRVVAARREMVIEQLVRRGIKDPRVLGAMSVVPRHRFVSPALGDEAYHDRPLSIGYGQTISQPYMVARVTELAEPKANQRALEVGAGCGYQSAVLAELCAQVFAIEIVPDLAARAASTLAELGYSNVDVKCFDGSGGWPQHAPFDVIIVSAGAPRVPPLLVDQLADGGRMVVPVGPTQEQELVVIHRRGEGYETSVDTRCRYVDLLGRFGVGGSPPMA, encoded by the coding sequence ATGGACGATCCGCGCGTGGTGGCGGCCCGCCGCGAAATGGTGATCGAACAGCTGGTTCGTCGTGGGATCAAAGATCCGCGCGTGCTGGGCGCGATGTCCGTGGTGCCTCGCCATCGTTTTGTGTCGCCGGCGCTGGGCGATGAGGCCTATCACGATCGGCCGCTGTCGATCGGTTACGGCCAGACAATCTCGCAGCCTTACATGGTGGCGCGCGTGACTGAGCTGGCCGAACCAAAAGCCAACCAGCGCGCGCTGGAGGTGGGCGCTGGCTGCGGCTATCAATCCGCCGTTCTGGCCGAGCTGTGCGCCCAGGTCTTCGCCATCGAGATTGTCCCCGACCTGGCCGCGCGTGCCGCCAGCACGCTGGCCGAGCTTGGCTACAGCAACGTGGACGTCAAATGCTTCGACGGCAGCGGCGGCTGGCCCCAGCATGCGCCATTCGACGTGATCATTGTTTCGGCGGGCGCCCCGCGTGTGCCGCCCTTGCTGGTCGATCAGCTGGCTGATGGTGGACGGATGGTGGTGCCGGTGGGCCCGACGCAAGAACAAGAACTGGTGGTCATTCACCGGCGTGGCGAGGGTTACGAAACGTCTGTCGACACGCGCTGTCGCTACGTCGATCTGCTCGGCCGGTTTGGCGTCGGCGGCTCGCCGCCAATGGCGTGA
- a CDS encoding flagellin FliC — MSMSIKTNVASLEAQKNLMSSETDLNSSLAKLSSGFRITKASDDA; from the coding sequence ATGTCGATGTCAATCAAAACCAACGTAGCGTCACTGGAAGCCCAGAAGAACCTGATGAGCAGCGAGACTGATCTGAACAGCTCGCTGGCCAAACTGTCTTCAGGCTTTCGCATCACCAAGGCGTCGGATGACGC
- the surE gene encoding 5'/3'-nucleotidase SurE, whose amino-acid sequence MSERPLILVTNDDGVGAPGIRAVAEALRDVGDVMIAAPDRERSAASHSISLDRPLRVDEIEPGVFSIDGTPVDCVYLALLHLVPRKPALCVSGINNGYNLGSDVFYSGTVAGAVEGALRGVPSIAVSLQRQKPQDFSHAAAFLKALAAEAVARGPGAIPDASLLSVNVPPGPLRGYQVTFLGRRVYRDQVEVRQDLRGRSYYWIGGPEENATDLPGSDCSAVRAGLASVTPLALDLTHTKLLGELVGWRVGNFVHDAAQRAKI is encoded by the coding sequence ATGAGCGAACGACCACTGATTCTGGTGACGAACGACGACGGGGTGGGGGCGCCGGGGATCCGGGCGGTGGCGGAAGCGTTGCGAGATGTCGGCGACGTGATGATCGCCGCGCCGGATCGCGAACGAAGCGCGGCTTCGCATTCGATCAGCTTGGATCGACCGCTGCGCGTGGACGAGATCGAGCCCGGCGTGTTCTCCATCGACGGGACGCCGGTGGATTGCGTTTACCTGGCGCTGCTGCACTTGGTCCCGCGCAAGCCGGCGCTGTGCGTTTCGGGGATCAACAATGGTTACAACCTGGGATCGGACGTCTTCTACTCGGGCACGGTGGCCGGCGCGGTCGAGGGCGCGCTGCGCGGGGTGCCGTCGATCGCGGTGTCGTTGCAGCGGCAAAAACCCCAGGATTTCTCGCACGCGGCGGCGTTCCTGAAGGCGCTGGCGGCCGAAGCGGTGGCGCGTGGACCAGGGGCGATCCCCGACGCCTCGCTGCTCAGCGTGAACGTGCCGCCGGGGCCGCTGCGCGGGTACCAGGTGACGTTTCTCGGTCGGCGCGTTTACCGCGACCAGGTCGAGGTGCGCCAGGATCTCCGCGGCCGATCTTACTATTGGATTGGCGGGCCGGAAGAAAACGCCACCGACCTGCCGGGTTCGGACTGCAGTGCCGTGCGCGCCGGATTGGCGTCGGTGACGCCCCTTGCGCTGGACCTCACGCACACCAAATTGCTGGGCGAGTTGGTGGGTTGGAGGGTGGGTAACTTCGTGCACGACGCAGCCCAGCGCGCTAAAATCTAG
- a CDS encoding HEAT repeat domain-containing protein, translating to MSRANKRWLLIAGGAALVAAIVVVVARRAPPGGPSPGAVADDDRRRSARADFPGNNGGGGNGNNATTGNAGNDAAANADIPPVAKQVENVMANWRTGILLKNADAVVAADGIFRQEPKKFREALMTMAETDGDERVRAFSTRVLGKLMDPTCAPLFTRLLDDKSQYVRMNAAWGLGELATTSEGRAAAKPALHSLRRLVKRETAKDTREAASLAAGRLM from the coding sequence ATGTCGAGAGCGAACAAACGATGGCTGCTCATCGCCGGCGGCGCGGCCCTGGTCGCCGCGATCGTCGTGGTGGTCGCGCGCCGCGCGCCGCCCGGTGGTCCTTCGCCCGGCGCTGTCGCCGACGATGATCGCCGTCGGTCGGCGCGCGCCGACTTTCCCGGCAACAACGGTGGCGGAGGCAACGGCAACAACGCCACCACCGGCAACGCCGGCAACGACGCCGCCGCCAACGCCGACATCCCGCCGGTCGCCAAGCAGGTGGAGAACGTCATGGCCAATTGGCGAACCGGCATCCTGCTCAAAAACGCCGACGCCGTCGTCGCCGCCGACGGGATCTTCCGTCAAGAGCCGAAAAAATTCCGCGAGGCGCTCATGACCATGGCCGAGACCGACGGTGACGAACGCGTGCGCGCGTTTTCCACCCGCGTCCTGGGCAAGCTCATGGACCCGACGTGCGCGCCGTTGTTCACCCGCCTGCTGGACGACAAGAGCCAGTACGTGCGCATGAACGCTGCCTGGGGCCTGGGCGAGCTGGCCACCACGTCCGAGGGACGTGCCGCGGCCAAACCGGCGTTGCACTCGCTGCGCCGCCTGGTCAAGCGCGAGACCGCCAAGGACACGCGCGAGGCGGCATCGCTGGCCGCCGGAAGATTGATGTGA